The Leishmania braziliensis MHOM/BR/75/M2904 complete genome, chromosome 28 region CGCATACGCCTCGCACGGCGATTctccgccctcccctctgtcACACATCGTCCTCGATCCGCTCAGTAGCGCCTGTGCGCCTCATACTTCGTGAAGTAGCTCGTAAACCTCTGCCGCTTCATCGCCCGCTtgagcgtctcctcggtcTCCTCGCCTTCCCGCGCAGGGTCGTCGAGGTTGGCGGGTTTCTCAGGGTCGAGCCCTTTGGCCAGCACGTGCTTCACAAACAAGTGCTGAATGATGCCGGATAGGTTGTTTACAAAGAAGCGAGCGCCGCGGGTACCGCAGGAGGCAATGCCGAAGCAGCCGAGGTCGTGCTCGCAGCTGTAGCAGAAGGATGCtgcggaggggagggcatCAGTGCCGTACAGGACTGACTTggtcagctgcagctggtcTTTGGCTGGCACGTACAAGACCCCAAAGTCATAGTAGGGCCGCCTGCCAGCGTTGGTCGGCTTGCCGAGCAGCTCACGGGCATCCATGATGGTGTcgagcgagagcagcagaagcttACCGTAGTCCTCGACGGGGGCGTAGAGGTTCAGTGAGCCATTCCAAACCGCAGGGCCGCAGTTGCGGGGGTCGCCAACGGTAACCGGTCGCTTAAAGCTCTCATGTTGCAGAGCCTGACCTGTGGGTTGGTAGAAAAGCTCGTTCGGGTCCTTCCACAACGTTGGTGCGCCGTAGCCGGTGCCGTGACTCTGTGCGGGCTCGAAGAAGACAGTGCGAATGTCGCTCTCGAAGCTGCGACCCTTCAGCTGAGTCTCCACTGcagccagcagcagggccACGGAGGTGTGGCTGATGTGGGTCCGGTGAAGCGATCGCGTAAAGTTGCGAGTTATGCGTGGCGAGGTACGGACGTACTGGACGAGGTttgctcgctgctgctgccctgtcagcggcgtcgctggcACTGTGCCACCGGCAAGAAAGCGATTCACTGGCTCGTACACGCGAGCACGAGTCGCAGCGCAAAGCGACGGAGAGAAATACGACCGACGCCATTGCGCTCCTGCATCctggagcagctgtgcgTCGTCGATACCATGAGTGAAGGAGAGTACGCTTCGGGCGGTGACGTCCTCGCTAAGCTTGTCCTGGAGCTCTGGCAGGTACTGAATCAGAGGCTTCTCCAGGTTGAAGATGCCCTTGCCGTGCAGCTCGCATATGTAGGCAGCCGTCACAGGCAGTGACAGGGTGCCGTACACCAGCGGGTCTTTGAGCTTCATGTGGTTACCCTTGTCCTCGACATCGAGTGGACGGTTAGTGTCTCGGTACCCACTGGCAAAGCAGAAGGGCTTGCCCTTGTGGAAGAGACCGCCTTGGTATCCCGGTGCAGCACGCAGCCACTGGCTGTGACCGCTCATGGTCAGGTGCGATAGCTCCAGCACACTACGAATCACTGGCGGGATGTCGTTCTCCATATCGTCACGAATTTCGCCCTGGTCTacggcggcgcgctgcttcttgGCGAAGTCCTCCTTGTCTTTGACAGGAGGGAACTCGATGCGCAGCCGCGGcttggcggctgcagcgtctGGCGCGTCGGACATCTTCGacgccgacgaggaggatgcggGTGTGGTGGCAGTAGATGGTGGCATCACGATGCGAAACCTCCCGCGGGGCCACGCACATCTatacacatccacacacaagGCGGCTGGTGTACACGTGGACCTCCAAACACACCCAAGTTGCCCAAACTGCAATGGCAAAGTGACTCCGCAGAGACTCGAGACGATCAACCAAGTCGCACACGCTCCTTTGCAGGTCTTCGCTACGTGAGttggcgtgtgcgcgtgtgctttGGTATCGCACGAGAGTAGAGGTcaggaaaagggaggaacACGGAcggatagagagagagagcgaggggggggggtagagggAGAATGAGGTGAAAGAGGTGCCTTGCAGAGAccctctcttcatctccCCCTGGCGTcacacaccgagagagagagcttgAGGGAGGCCAAGGCCGCCGCTCAGCTTGCCAGCACCGTTGGTAACATGTCACTATGATGGGTGCACGTTTGTGTCTGGGAGCGACAGAGGAGGACatggagggaggaagagcgaggctgctggaggagctgtgTCTCGGTAGCTGCAGTTctgtgccaccgctgcttcgTGTAGATACGTTACGCGATCGTTAGAGATACGACAAGGGGAGAGCAAGAGCACTCGCAAAGAGGCGAGTGTGAGGGATAAGGGAGGGGGAACTGCGCCATGTTGCACAACACTGTGCAGCCATGACTCCCTTGCCGTCTGTCTCGTCCTCCCACCAAGAAAGCCCCACACGCGCAAAGATGTGTCTTCACATGCGGCACCGTTTCATTCTTATTATTTCGCCATATCTGTGCGCAGGCAAGCaagggcgggggtggggcatGCATGCGTGTGGGCGCGCGCACCAACACCATCACGGCTACGCTTCGTCCTCGTTGTCACCGATGCGCTGCTTCGAGGCCAACATGTCGATGAGCTTGTCGAGGTCCTCCGCCTTCATCTTTCTACCGGCGCCGTCTCGTGCGTCGTCCTGAAAGGCATTGAGTTGCTTCCAGTGACTCTGCAGCTTCAGAATCGAGGTGATGGGCTCGCAGTTAGTGGCGTCGAGCTTCTGCCTCTTCACAAACACGACACGGCCGTTGCGCTTGCGGGCGGCCACCCACGCCTCCTTCGCAAAGCGCGCGTGAAAGGCGACGGCCTCTGCGGCGATGGAGGGGCTGTAGCCAAATTGGAGGCGGTCCGTCGGGGAGCCGTTCCCGTACGTGTCCACACTCTTTTCGGGGGCCGATGCGGCACCGCCCTCGACACCACCGTGGCTGAGGGCTTTGGCGAGggcctcgcgcagcgcctcttcacGTGCAGTGGACGCGACAGTGGAGGACAGACTTGCTGTGGCGCTCCTCTTCTTGCCGGCATGCCGTGGTTCTTCTTTCTTCGCATACCGCTGCTCCTGGCGTTGCCCTGGACGACTTGGCAGACCACGGACTGAGTGGTAGCGGTGTCGTGGTGTTGGCGGCATTGTCGTCGCTTTGGCCAGGGTGCGCTCAGCCACCAAGCAAGAAGGGTGTGTGGGTAGAGACACTCGCACACTCAGAGAGTACTCAGTGAAGCAGATAAACTTACAAGACACtgtagcacacacacacacacgcgcacacgaaagcaccagcagaggggagggaggcgggcgAGTTCGGAATAAGGGTGAGACTAGCTGGAAAAAAGGGACGAAGAGACAATGCGGATGGAGACGCAGGGAGTCGCAGCGAacgcgcatgcgtgcgtgtttggGTGAGTGAGCGACAAGAAGGTGTTGTGCGTGCTCACATAAACAAGCGCCTCCACAAGGCTTGTGCGGAGGGAGGCGTAAGGCAATGGAAGACCGGTGAGGGGGTACTGCAAGgatgctgctgtggcgagagagggcgtgATAGAGAGAGGGCCGCCAAGGAGCTGAAGTTGATACAACATTCTTTCCTCGACGGCGGTGGTTCAAGACGTAGATATGCAGACGTGCATGCAGGCCAACCCAGCCACAAGGCCGAATGAAATCGTTAGACCACTCCGTGTGGTTGTGGTGATGGAAACGCGGTAGTACGGTGAATGGGGGACGGGGAGGAGCTACTCGCTCCTCTCTACTagccacacccacccacctacacacacacacacaacacacaacacacgaAGCCACCGGCTCGCGTTCTCGAGCAGCGAGAGATGACCATGATCCTAATACCAGAACGGGCGAACAAcaagtggggaggggggtgcggaAGAAGGCACGAAGTGCTGGCCACTGCTACGGTGCCTTTTACTTCCTCACTTGCCCGCTTCGTTCTccgcgtcgctgtcgctgaagGACTCGTCGTCACCTCCCTCGTCGCGATGGCGCTTCGAGACTGGTTCATCACTGCGCGCCATCTTCTCCACTTTCTTTATCGCCTTCTTGGCGAGTTTAGAGATCTTATTGGCCTTTTCCTCCACCTCAGCTGCGGTTGAGTAGGAGGGTAGCAGCCGCGCCATCCAGTCACGTGCGTGTGAAGTAAAGGCATCAAGGCGCTTCTGCAGATGGGAcgacggcggctgcggcatcgCGGCGATGACAGTGGAAAGAGTCTCCAGTGCGCCCTTCACCTTCCGTCGTGCTGCTTCTCTGGCATCGTCCACAGCATCCTCCTTGGACAACTTCTTCGACATGTCGATCATTTCTTTGACCTGCGCCTCGGAGAGGCGATCAACGTTCTGCACAACGAGCGTTTGTCTCTTGTTGGCCAGTTCCTCCGTGCCGGTGATGGTAAGGAGGCCGTCCGCGTCGATGGAGAAGGTGACTGTGATGGTGGGCTTGCCCTTCTTGGCACGGGTGATGCCCTCGAGTGTGAACTCGCCCAGCTTGTGGTTGTGCTTTGTCAACGGCCTTTCGCCTtcgtacacgcacacgtcgaCGTCTTGCTGGTAGTCTTCGACTGTGCTGTACTCCTTCGTCGCCTTGTATGGGATAGTCGTATTGCGAGGGACGACGATGTCAAACTTGCCATCGTCGACCTCTACGCCGATGCTCAGCGGCACCACGTCCATGAGCACCACACTGGCCGTCTTCTCCGACTGCTGCTCAAGCGAGTTGCTAAGGATGCTAGCCTGCACTGCGGCACCGATGGCCACCGCCTCATCCGGGTGCACTGAGTTGCACAGTCGTTCCTTCTTGAAAAAGGTGCGGAGCATGTCGTTCAGCTTCGGGATGCGCGAGCTGCCGCCGACGAGCACAACCTCATCGATGTCCTCCACCTTCATGGATGCATCCTTCAGCGCACgcttcaccaccgccatgCACTGCTGAAACACAGACGCGTTCAGCTCCTCTAGCTTCGCACGCGAGACCGGCAGCGTATACTCCTCGCCGCTTGGCAACACACCATCCAGAGCCAGTTCCTCAGTTGTTGACTGTGATAGAACCCGCTTCACCCGCTCGCACGCTGTGCGAGCCTTCGCCAGCAGACGCGGCTGCTCAGCAATACTGATGTTGTATCGCGACTGCACATCGTCCAGTACGTACTGGAGAAGGTTCGAGTCGATGTCCTGCCCGCCCAGGTGGGTGTCGCCAGCAGTCGCCTGAACTGCAAAGCTTCCGCTATCGATGACGATAATGGACACATCAAAGGTGCCACCGCCAAAgtcgaagacgacgacgttGTGAGGTCTGTCCTcaccttgctgctgctctgtgccgctgccaaTGCCAAGGCCGtagcacagcgccgccgctgttggcTCATTGATGATGCGCAACACCTCCAACCCAGCaatcgtcgccgccgccttggtACGTTCGCGCTGCGCATCGTTGAAGTACGCCGGTACCGTGATGACCGCCTTCCTCACCTGCTTGCCCAAGTAGCGCTCTGCACACTCCTTCAAGTAGGCTAACACCTTGGCAGAGACTTGCTCCGgtgcgagctgcagcgcttcgCCCCTGTGAGTCACGTTGATCTGAATGCTACCCTTGTCACCCTCTGAGATGGAGAAGGGCCAGCGGGTGCGGTCCTCTTGAACACTCTTGTCACTGAAGTGGTGGCCAACCATGCGCTTCGCATCGAAGATGGCGCCAGAGACGCCGCGGCCGAGCAGCGCCTTagcagcgtcgccgacgAGCACGTCGTCGTTGTGGAAGGCCACGCATGACGGTGTGGTGCGGTTGCCCATGTCGTTTGGAATCACCTCCACCTGCCCGCGCACGAAGACGGCGGCGCACGAGTACGTTGTGCCGAGATCAATGCCGATGGCACCGTCAAACATCTCTGTGAAGCCCatcagtgcgtgtgcgtgtgagccAGAGCGAGAACGAGGCACAAACGTGAGTGGATGAGATCGATAACGAGACGAGCAGCTAAAGAGTAGACGAACAGGGGGAAGCCAAAGCGAACAAAGGCCAAGAGCAGAGAATTGCTGGAGTGCGCCCAGTGACGCCCTCAgatatgtgtgtgtgtgtgtgtgtgtctattTGTGGTGAAGGTTTGTATGCTCGTGTAGGAAAAggcgtgcgagagagagagaaagagagagacgagggatgaggtgagggagggagggagggagaggcgggctTCCGAGTGCGTTGAAatcgcgtgtgtgcgtctatctctgtgtgtgcgtgcaccgTGCCCAGATGACGGAGGTGAAGGAGTGAAAGGAAGCGGAGCACCGTTGACAGGAAGGATGGCCAGCGCGTATTGTGGCACACTGCCTTCGCGTATTtatgtgtacgtgtgcgggGATGTGGAGGACTGCGTGCTTGGCTGTCTGCGGGGTGCTGAATGGACTTGACGGACAGTTGCGGCTGCGTGTGCACGCCCCGATGCTCCCCAGTTTAAAAATGAAGCGGCACCGGTAGGCACGGAGTGTGGCCGCAGTTCCGCGTGCGACTGTGCTGCAGTGGATAGGTCTGTGGTGCGGGGCTGAATACGAGCAGGAAGTTGCGGTACGTCTGTGGTGATGAGAACGTCTACGATGGACTCGAGAGGCACAGCAAAAGGCgtgatgagagagagagagaggaatgcATTCATATACGATGAACGGAGCGAGGGGACGAGCACGGGCTACGATGGAGCGGCAGCTGTGACGCCCGCTGGTTTCTCTGGCTAGATCACGTTGacctccttccttcctaCCTTTTCTATGACCTCTCTACTCTTCGTCCTTCCGCTCCCCCATCATTCAGCGCTTTGCTGCCGTgttcccctcttctccctgtgCGAGACGTTGTGCTTGTTGGTCTGCCTTGTGGTGTGGTGAGATCCTTCGGATCCCATAAGTGTACATGTGCGGCACTCCCTTGtcccaccctcctcctcctcctcgcctcaacggacacgcacacacacacacacgcacacacacacaccgttgAGCAGTGTTTCGTacgcgcgcgcctctctctctgtctgtgcgtgtgcgtgtgtgtgtccgttgATTAACAGACAGAGGGAAATAGTGcaggagcgagaggagggccAGTGCGAGTATGCCCGAAAGCAAACGAGGAGACATACCGTCCAAAGTATTTCATGAAGACACATAAAAAGCCACGGCACAAGATAAAGGCGCATGGCGTGAGATGTAACGGCCGCAACACGGTTCACGAAGCGGACCAAACACCTCTGTGGCGCGTCCATGGACGTCGGCGCACAAGAGGGTGGCGCACGTGAGAAGGAAAATGTGGAGAAGGCTGAGAGCAGAATGGGGACACCGTATCACCACCGTGTGGATGTGCAGCCGTACGAGCACACATGCCCAAGGGAGCGGGGAGGCGCCAGCTATTCTAGCCGCAGACGGTGCCGGTGAAAGCGGAGGTCGCGTGTGATGGATTCGGCGTACTCTACTCGACCGCGCGCCATCGTCTCCATCTGGATGAGCTCGCCCACCTTCAGCCCCACGTTTGCGAGTCGCGTCAGCAGGCAcccgcgcagctgcgcatccgTGTAAGACGCCTCGCTTGTCAGCTTCAGGTGCCCGAAGAGGTAGTCGGACCACACGGTACCGGAGCCATAGAGCGCGTGTCCGTCCACCAGCAGCGTCCTCGCGCCGACCTGCGCCTCACGCCAGATGGCCTGGCGGCCGTCCCACTCGTCAGCCTTCAACATGTACACCTGTGCCATGGGTGGATTCCACGGTGCGGCACTGTCGAGAGCGGCGGCATCTGTGCGACAGAGCACGGCCCAATCCTGATACCGCAGCTCATGGTAAGAGCGAGAGTACTGTATCAGCACGTCGGCCAACACaacagcgcagctgcacacgagATGAGTGCGGCGTACCGCCTCACGCGAGACAAGGCGGTCCGCTGGAGAGAGTGAAGGCAACGACAACGAGGGGTGTTgccgtgcgcgtgcagcggcgcgacaCGCCTCCTCATTCAGCTTTCGCGCCTCCACTGCCCATTGGGAGACACGAAGGTTGTCGGAGAGCGCCTCGTAAAGATCAGCTGCCACCTTCTCATGCGCACGCTCAAAGGCCGCTCGTCTGTGGGACTCGTTTCGTTCGAGTAGGAAGCGGCTCACGCGCTGGGCGCAAGTGACACCGTGGCGGATtttctccagctcctgcgcctcctcagcGATGATGATCGCCCGTTCTCGCAGGCCCGCCTTGAACGACTCGCGCATCTGCTTCAGCGCCTCTGCGTTGCGCGCCACATAGCGCTCTCGCACAGCGGTGTATTGGTCGTGGTAcaccgcggcggctgccTCGTCGAAAGCAGCGCGGTAGCGAGCCGCAGAATCCTCTGACAGGGCTGCTGGCATCTCtttgtctgctgctgcgccgctccgcTCCGGGTGCCCCTGGGcggactgctgctgcgccgatGCCAGTACTTCATGTGCGATCTGGACGCATCTCTGTACTTGTGCCCACGCATCGTGGTCTGTAGAGGGagacgcggcggcagagcCGCCTGACCGGGTGGCTCCGTGACCCCCGAGTgggcgcgccgctgcggaggtgagtattgctgctgtcgtcgccgctgcctcacGTTTGATTTTCCCGTTGGTCACTTCTCGAAGCGGCAGAGGGGAAGCGGCctgggaaggggaggggagcgccgccgcgaccgCCGCGTAGAGGACATTGTACTCATGAGCCTCTTGATGGGATGCACGTACTCGTGACGTGCGCTCCTCTTGTGCAAGCTTTATCTGCCACGCTTGCACCTCCAACACCGCCAGCGGGCCACGGGGTAGACTAGAGCTAGACCCAACAGCGTGATGACGGTGCTCCGCTTCCTCAGCCTTGATGCACTGCCAATTCGACATCTCTGAGCGTTCCACCGCTGCAACGGACAGTCGGTGCGCTTCAGAGTACGGTGTCCAGCGATGGTGACGCCAGCTGTCATAGGGAAGCGAA contains the following coding sequences:
- a CDS encoding putative heat shock protein 70 — encoded protein: MGFTEMFDGAIGIDLGTTYSCAAVFVRGQVEVIPNDMGNRTTPSCVAFHNDDVLVGDAAKALLGRGVSGAIFDAKRMVGHHFSDKSVQEDRTRWPFSISEGDKGSIQINVTHRGEALQLAPEQVSAKVLAYLKECAERYLGKQVRKAVITVPAYFNDAQRERTKAAATIAGLEVLRIINEPTAAALCYGLGIGSGTEQQQGEDRPHNVVVFDFGGGTFDVSIIVIDSGSFAVQATAGDTHLGGQDIDSNLLQYVLDDVQSRYNISIAEQPRLLAKARTACERVKRVLSQSTTEELALDGVLPSGEEYTLPVSRAKLEELNASVFQQCMAVVKRALKDASMKVEDIDEVVLVGGSSRIPKLNDMLRTFFKKERLCNSVHPDEAVAIGAAVQASILSNSLEQQSEKTASVVLMDVVPLSIGVEVDDGKFDIVVPRNTTIPYKATKEYSTVEDYQQDVDVCVYEGERPLTKHNHKLGEFTLEGITRAKKGKPTITVTFSIDADGLLTITGTEELANKRQTLVVQNVDRLSEAQVKEMIDMSKKLSKEDAVDDAREAARRKVKGALETLSTVIAAMPQPPSSHLQKRLDAFTSHARDWMARLLPSYSTAAEVEEKANKISKLAKKAIKKVEKMARSDEPVSKRHRDEGGDDESFSDSDAENEAGK